In Daphnia pulicaria isolate SC F1-1A chromosome 5, SC_F0-13Bv2, whole genome shotgun sequence, a single genomic region encodes these proteins:
- the LOC124340791 gene encoding transient receptor potential cation channel trpm-like isoform X2, whose amino-acid sequence MIEENQLAVTSASGVVFAILPGHPGWIESTFCKRECSRYVCSSDKGSLCTCGRTWTYHKTHGIKNFGVSEEVWSPFHHTVSSPTDSYGTIDFLGGPHPNKAQFIRLGFDSRPDQIFQLLTHEWGLELPKLVISVHGGKVNFKLNPRLKLVFKEGLLRAAKTTGAWILTGGTSTGVTHHVGDALISERSPRLRSGRVVSIGVAPWGVVENRASLIGRKKDVAYQSIDHPRSKFAALNNRHSYFLLADNGTVGRYGAEIALRRKLEKYISSQRLPARTNCSIPVVCLVVEGGMDTIRTVLEYVTDSPPVPVVVVEGSGRAANLISFAHKYAKEMEESSTALDGIREQLLAEIQKTFNISQSQTNKLLAELLQCVENVDLITIFKPSESSESKSLNQLDRAILCALFRARYLTAAEQLSLALAWNRVDIARSEIFIYGQEWADGALEEAMMEALARNRVDFVKLLLEMGVQMAKFLTIHRLEELYNSKQGPANTLRYIVRDVRPHLPRNYSYSLIDIGLVVNKLMGGAYRCSYTRRKFRHSYTDMMKNSTKETPSCNVLNHGLSQYIESGHLSLIEDLQYHVEPSHKMFTQPFNELLVWSVLTKRQDMAKLMWHHGEESLAKALVASKLYQAMAIEAADDDLEVEISDELRSYAAEFDREALELLDYCYRQDDDLAMQLLTCELSNWSRQTCLRLAFACNHRELLAHPGSQLILGDLWLGGLRTRRSTNLKIVLAIICPPLILQLEFKSKKELQLMPQTEEEHMTDLNDEGDPSEMNHHSSSCSSSPIVSTQTDHIKANKAKRANTFKCVEPSNSDDPECNFCTNDIDSDINNLPPSQTDSIEGVKNIHSETIGPGCAALHHHHQLPFTRKLLEFYAAPITKFWTWTIAYFFFLAVYTYTLLVRTPPNPEWNEYYVIVYIASFGSEKLREILASEPVNLKRKLLVWASSMWNCSDAFFIVEFFVGMILRNHENTLDHGRVLYCLNIVYWYIRILTILRVSRFLGPFVTMIGWMLQRMVYYVTLMLVVLMSYGVFRQSVLFPHEEFSWFLVRDVFFKPYFMIYGELFADDINPPCGNGTNPDGSFNPDMPPCETGRWLNPLLMTAYLLMINILMLNLLIAVFNSIFLKTNVHSHKIWKFNRFAVVMEYDQKPALPPPFIVMNHFRLFTQWCRRRYAGVKESYDCGLKLFLDKDSLERLNDFEEESMEGLVREREVKHNQTNEERIRLIGQRLDGLNSKFDDSHHPDNALILVDSLESRLNLLERAIERATNTCLAFNDYVISQESFRQSSSGEKTASVTPSEATTVIASALDGEKWTSTPAHSETSSNNSDNEPIEGDESEHGDTMAHKDSFPKMLASGNKIVRRASTSHLLNRKMILKRQLTEVHDEEENNRKTTMSSLLFRANSRENHRPFASAKVVAEAERLRELEGDVYHMMEGVIRRRRHRDSENLDASLDEMIRATPIQFEEIGTSTDDDEMDPNILESLAIDIEDSPIMPEEATHDALDSNK is encoded by the exons ATGATTG AAGAAAATCAACTGGCTGTAACGTCTGCAAGTGGCGTCGTTTTTGCGATTCTTCCGGGTCACCCAGGCTGGATAGAATCAACATTTTGCAAGCGAGAATGCTCCAGATACGTTTGCAGCTCCGACAAAGGCTCACTGTGTACTTGCGGCCGAACATGGACGTATCACAAGACTCACGGAATCAAAAATTTTGGCGTGTCGGAAGAAGTTTGGTCCCCTTTCCATCATACTGTCAGCAGCCCTACCGACTCTTATGGCACCATCGATTTCTTAGGAGGCCCGCATCCCAATAAAGCTCAATTCATCCGGTTGGGCTTTGATTCACGTCCTGACCAAATTTTTCAGCTGCTGACCCATGAATGGGGACTTGAATTACCTAAACTTGTCATCTCCGTACACGGTGgcaaagttaattttaaacttaatccACGACTCAAGCTCGTCTTCAAAGAGGGACTCCTTCGAGCAGCTAAAACTACGG GTGCATGGATCTTGACTGGAGGAACCAGTACAGGAGTGACTCATCATGTCGGCGATGCTTTGATATCAGAACGATCTCCTCGATTACGAAGTGGCCGTGTCGTCAGTATCGGCGTCGCTCCCTGGGGTGTGGTGGAAAATCGAGCTTCACTGATTGGCCGGAAGAAGGATGTCGCCTATCAATCGATCGATCATCCGCGTTCCAAATTCGCTGCTCTCAACAATCGACACTCGTATTTTCTACTGGCTGACAACGGAACTGTGG GTCGTTATGGAGCGGAGATCGCCCTGCGGAGGAAACTGGAGAAATACATATCCAGCCAACGGCTTCCGGCTCGAACTAATTGTTCTATTCCTGTTGTCTGTTTGGTTGTCGAGGGTGGAATGGACACTATCAGGACCGTGCTGGAATACGTAACGGATTCGCCACCTGTTCCAGTAGTTGTGGTGGAAGGCTCAGGCCGGGCAGCTAATCTGATTTCCTTTGCGCACAAATACGCCAAAGAGATGGAGGAATCATCGACTGCATTGGACGGAATACGAGAACAACTGCTGGCTGAAATCCAGAAAACATTCAATATCAGTCAGTCTCAGACGAATAAATTGCTGGCTGAACTTCTACAGTGCGTCGAAAATGTGGATCTCATCACCATTTTCAAACCGTCAGAGAGCTCGGAATCAAAGTCACTGAATCAGCTGGATCGTGCCATTCTTTGTGCACTCTTCCGTGCCCGTTACTTGACAGCTGCCGAACAACTTAGTTTGGCTTTGGCTTGGAATCGAGTCGACATTGCCCGCTCCGAGATCTTCATTTACGGCCAAGAGTGGGCCGATGGAGCCCTGGAAGAAGCCATGATGGAAGCCTTGGCGAGAAATCGCGTGGACTTTGtaaagctgctgctggaaatggGTGTGCAAATGGCCAAATTCTTAACCATCCATCGATTGGAAGAACTTTATAATTCTAAGCAAGGCCCAGCCAATACGCTGAGGTACATCGTTCGTGACGTCCGTCCACATTTGCCTCGCAACTATTCTTACAGTCTTATCGATATCGGCTTGGTCGTCAACAAGTTGATGGGCGGTGCTTATCGTTGCTCCTACACCCGACGGAAATTCCGTCACAGCTACACCGACATGATGAAAAATTCCACTAAAGAAACTCCAAGTTGCAATGTTCTAAACCATGGATTAAG TCAGTATATTGAATCCGGCCACCTGAGCCTCATTGAAGACCTTCAATATCATGTTGAGCCATCACACAAAATGTTTACTCAGCCATTCAACGAACTTTTGGTTTGGTCCGTGTTGACCAAACGCCAAGATATGGCCAAGTTGATGTGGCACCACGGAGAAGAATCGTTGGCTAAAGCTCTGGTGGCCAGCAAACTCTACCAGGCCATGGCGATTGAAGCGGCCGACGACGATTTAGAAGTGGAAATTAGCGACGAGTTGCGCAGTTACGCGGCCGAATTTGATCGTGAGGCTCTCGAGTTGCTCGACTATTGTTACCGTCAAGATGACGACCTCGCCATGCAATTGCTGACCTGCGAATTGTCCAACTGGTCCCGGCAAACTTGCCTGAGGTTGGCGTTTGCGTGTAATCACCGAGAATTGCTTGCCCATCCAGGTTCTCAGTTGATTCTGGGTGATCTGTGGCTGGGCGGATTGCGGACTCGTCGCTCAACCAACTTGAAAATTGTCCTGGCCATCATCTGTCCACCACTGATCCTTCAATTGGAATTCAAATCGAAAAAAGAACTCCAACTGATGCCGCAAACTGAAGAGGAGCACATGACCGACCTCAACGACGAAGGCGATCCTTCTGAAATGAATCACCATTCTTCGTCCTGTAGCTCTTCACCGATCGTTTCCACGCAAACCGATCACATCAAAGCCAACAAAGCGAAACGTGCCAATACGTTCAAATGTGTTGAGCCCAGCAATAGTGACGATCCAGAATGTAACTTTTGCACTAACGACATAGACAGCGATATTAATAATCTCCCTCCATCGCAAACTGACAGCATCGAAGGTGTTAAAAACATTCACAGCGAAACGATAGGTCCGGGATGTGCAGCGcttcaccaccaccatcagttGCCATTTACTCGAAAGTTGTTGGAATTTTACGCAGCCCCCATTACCAAGTTCTGGACCTGGACCATCgcatatttcttctttctcgccGTTTACACGTACACTTTACTAGTCCGTACACCTCCGAATCCGGAGTGGAACGAGTACTATGTCATAGTGTACATTGCCAGTTTCGGAAGTGAGAAATTACGAGAAATCTTGGCCAGTGAACCGGTCAACCTCAAACGCAAATTGCTCGTCTGGGCCTCCAGTATGTGGAACTGCTCTGATGCTTTCTTCATAGTCGAATTCTTTGTTGGCATGATTCTCCGCAACCACGAAAACACATTAGATCACGGACGGGTTCTTTATTGTCTCAATATCGTTTATTG GTACATACGGATATTGACAATCTTGAGAGTGTCCAGATTTCTCGGCCCATTCGTCACTATGATCGGATGGATGCTCCAGCGGATGGTTTACTATGTTACTTTGATGTTGGTGGTGCTCATGTCGTACGGCGTCTTCCGCCAGTCGGTTCTGTTTCCTCACGAAGAGTTTTCTTGGTTCCTGGTGCGTGACGTCTTCTTCAAACCTTATTTCATGATCTACGGAGAGCTGTTTGCCGACGACATTAATCCTCCTTGCGGAAATGGAACCAATCCGGACGGATCATTCAATCCAGACATGCCTCCTTGCGAGACTGGACGGTGGCTTAATCCACTCCTCATGACGGCCTATTTATTGATGATTAACATTCTGATGTTGAATTTGCTCATCGCTGtcttcaattccattttcttaaAAACCAACGTTCACTCGCACAAAATTTGGAAGTTTAATCGATTCGCCGTAGTTATGGAATACGATCAGAAACCAGCTCTTCCGCCACCATTCATCGTCATGAACCATTTCCGTCTATTTACTCAATGGTGTCGAAGACGATATGCAG gaGTGAAAGAGTCGTATGATTGCGGACTGAAACTTTTCCTCGACAAGGACAGCCTGGAAAGACTGAacgattttgaagaagaatCGATGGAAGGGCTGGTCCGTGAAAGAGAAGTGAAACACAATCAAACGAACGAGGAACGCATTCGGCTGATTGGCCAACGATTGGACGGTTTGAATTCCAAATTTGACGATTCCCATCACCCAGATAACGCCCTTATTCTTGTGGATTCGCTTGAATCACGTCTAAATCTGTTGGAGAGAGCAATCGAACGTGCCACCAACACCTGTCTCGCCTTCAACGATTACGTCATCTCACAAGAGTCGTTTCGTCAGTCGTCTTCTGGTGAAAAAACGGCATCAGTGACACCATCGGAAGCCACAACTGTGATAGCCAGTGCTCTAGATGGTGAGAAATGGACTTCTACTCCTGCCCACTCGGAAACATCTTCAAACAACTCCGATAATGAGCCGATTGAAGGCGATGAAAGTGAACACGGCGATACAATGGCTCACAAAGattcttttccaaaaatgtTGGCAAGCGGTAATAAAATTGTGCGACGAGCATCTACTTCCCATCTACTCAATAGAAAG ATGATTCTGAAGCGTCAATTGACGGAAGTACATGACGAGGAAGAAAACAACCGGAAAACAACAATGTCATCACTTTTATTCCGAGCTAATAGTCGAGAAAATCATCGTCCCTTTGCGTCGGCCAAGGTGGTGGCCGAAGCCGAACGCCTGCGAGAGCTGGAAGGCGACGTATATCACATGATGGAAGGAGTTATTCGGAGGAGGCGTCATCGCGACTCGGAAAACTTGGATGCCTCCTTAGAT GAAATGATCCGTGCAACACCTATTCAATTTGAAGAAATCGGCACTTCAACCGACGATGACGAGATGGATCCAAATATCCTGGAATCGTTGGCCATCGACATAGAAGATTCTCCAATCATGCCGGAAGAGGCCACTCACGATGCACTCGATTCCAACAAATAA
- the LOC124340791 gene encoding transient receptor potential cation channel trpm-like isoform X1, which yields MIEENQLAVTSASGVVFAILPGHPGWIESTFCKRECSRYVCSSDKGSLCTCGRTWTYHKTHGIKNFGVSEEVWSPFHHTVSSPTDSYGTIDFLGGPHPNKAQFIRLGFDSRPDQIFQLLTHEWGLELPKLVISVHGGKVNFKLNPRLKLVFKEGLLRAAKTTGAWILTGGTSTGVTHHVGDALISERSPRLRSGRVVSIGVAPWGVVENRASLIGRKKDVAYQSIDHPRSKFAALNNRHSYFLLADNGTVGRYGAEIALRRKLEKYISSQRLPARTNCSIPVVCLVVEGGMDTIRTVLEYVTDSPPVPVVVVEGSGRAANLISFAHKYAKEMEESSTALDGIREQLLAEIQKTFNISQSQTNKLLAELLQCVENVDLITIFKPSESSESKSLNQLDRAILCALFRARYLTAAEQLSLALAWNRVDIARSEIFIYGQEWADGALEEAMMEALARNRVDFVKLLLEMGVQMAKFLTIHRLEELYNSKQGPANTLRYIVRDVRPHLPRNYSYSLIDIGLVVNKLMGGAYRCSYTRRKFRHSYTDMMKNSTKETPSCNVLNHGLSQYIESGHLSLIEDLQYHVEPSHKMFTQPFNELLVWSVLTKRQDMAKLMWHHGEESLAKALVASKLYQAMAIEAADDDLEVEISDELRSYAAEFDREALELLDYCYRQDDDLAMQLLTCELSNWSRQTCLRLAFACNHRELLAHPGSQLILGDLWLGGLRTRRSTNLKIVLAIICPPLILQLEFKSKKELQLMPQTEEEHMTDLNDEGDPSEMNHHSSSCSSSPIVSTQTDHIKANKAKRANTFKCVEPSNSDDPECNFCTNDIDSDINNLPPSQTDSIEGVKNIHSETIGPGCAALHHHHQLPFTRKLLEFYAAPITKFWTWTIAYFFFLAVYTYTLLVRTPPNPEWNEYYVIVYIASFGSEKLREILASEPVNLKRKLLVWASSMWNCSDAFFIVEFFVGMILRNHENTLDHGRVLYCLNIVYWYIRILTILRVSRFLGPFVTMIGWMLQRMVYYVTLMLVVLMSYGVFRQSVLFPHEEFSWFLVRDVFFKPYFMIYGELFADDINPPCGNGTNPDGSFNPDMPPCETGRWLNPLLMTAYLLMINILMLNLLIAVFNSIFLKTNVHSHKIWKFNRFAVVMEYDQKPALPPPFIVMNHFRLFTQWCRRRYAGVKESYDCGLKLFLDKDSLERLNDFEEESMEGLVREREVKHNQTNEERIRLIGQRLDGLNSKFDDSHHPDNALILVDSLESRLNLLERAIERATNTCLAFNDYVISQESFRQSSSGEKTASVTPSEATTVIASALDGEKWTSTPAHSETSSNNSDNEPIEGDESEHGDTMAHKDSFPKMLASGNKIVRRASTSHLLNRKQMILKRQLTEVHDEEENNRKTTMSSLLFRANSRENHRPFASAKVVAEAERLRELEGDVYHMMEGVIRRRRHRDSENLDASLDEMIRATPIQFEEIGTSTDDDEMDPNILESLAIDIEDSPIMPEEATHDALDSNK from the exons ATGATTG AAGAAAATCAACTGGCTGTAACGTCTGCAAGTGGCGTCGTTTTTGCGATTCTTCCGGGTCACCCAGGCTGGATAGAATCAACATTTTGCAAGCGAGAATGCTCCAGATACGTTTGCAGCTCCGACAAAGGCTCACTGTGTACTTGCGGCCGAACATGGACGTATCACAAGACTCACGGAATCAAAAATTTTGGCGTGTCGGAAGAAGTTTGGTCCCCTTTCCATCATACTGTCAGCAGCCCTACCGACTCTTATGGCACCATCGATTTCTTAGGAGGCCCGCATCCCAATAAAGCTCAATTCATCCGGTTGGGCTTTGATTCACGTCCTGACCAAATTTTTCAGCTGCTGACCCATGAATGGGGACTTGAATTACCTAAACTTGTCATCTCCGTACACGGTGgcaaagttaattttaaacttaatccACGACTCAAGCTCGTCTTCAAAGAGGGACTCCTTCGAGCAGCTAAAACTACGG GTGCATGGATCTTGACTGGAGGAACCAGTACAGGAGTGACTCATCATGTCGGCGATGCTTTGATATCAGAACGATCTCCTCGATTACGAAGTGGCCGTGTCGTCAGTATCGGCGTCGCTCCCTGGGGTGTGGTGGAAAATCGAGCTTCACTGATTGGCCGGAAGAAGGATGTCGCCTATCAATCGATCGATCATCCGCGTTCCAAATTCGCTGCTCTCAACAATCGACACTCGTATTTTCTACTGGCTGACAACGGAACTGTGG GTCGTTATGGAGCGGAGATCGCCCTGCGGAGGAAACTGGAGAAATACATATCCAGCCAACGGCTTCCGGCTCGAACTAATTGTTCTATTCCTGTTGTCTGTTTGGTTGTCGAGGGTGGAATGGACACTATCAGGACCGTGCTGGAATACGTAACGGATTCGCCACCTGTTCCAGTAGTTGTGGTGGAAGGCTCAGGCCGGGCAGCTAATCTGATTTCCTTTGCGCACAAATACGCCAAAGAGATGGAGGAATCATCGACTGCATTGGACGGAATACGAGAACAACTGCTGGCTGAAATCCAGAAAACATTCAATATCAGTCAGTCTCAGACGAATAAATTGCTGGCTGAACTTCTACAGTGCGTCGAAAATGTGGATCTCATCACCATTTTCAAACCGTCAGAGAGCTCGGAATCAAAGTCACTGAATCAGCTGGATCGTGCCATTCTTTGTGCACTCTTCCGTGCCCGTTACTTGACAGCTGCCGAACAACTTAGTTTGGCTTTGGCTTGGAATCGAGTCGACATTGCCCGCTCCGAGATCTTCATTTACGGCCAAGAGTGGGCCGATGGAGCCCTGGAAGAAGCCATGATGGAAGCCTTGGCGAGAAATCGCGTGGACTTTGtaaagctgctgctggaaatggGTGTGCAAATGGCCAAATTCTTAACCATCCATCGATTGGAAGAACTTTATAATTCTAAGCAAGGCCCAGCCAATACGCTGAGGTACATCGTTCGTGACGTCCGTCCACATTTGCCTCGCAACTATTCTTACAGTCTTATCGATATCGGCTTGGTCGTCAACAAGTTGATGGGCGGTGCTTATCGTTGCTCCTACACCCGACGGAAATTCCGTCACAGCTACACCGACATGATGAAAAATTCCACTAAAGAAACTCCAAGTTGCAATGTTCTAAACCATGGATTAAG TCAGTATATTGAATCCGGCCACCTGAGCCTCATTGAAGACCTTCAATATCATGTTGAGCCATCACACAAAATGTTTACTCAGCCATTCAACGAACTTTTGGTTTGGTCCGTGTTGACCAAACGCCAAGATATGGCCAAGTTGATGTGGCACCACGGAGAAGAATCGTTGGCTAAAGCTCTGGTGGCCAGCAAACTCTACCAGGCCATGGCGATTGAAGCGGCCGACGACGATTTAGAAGTGGAAATTAGCGACGAGTTGCGCAGTTACGCGGCCGAATTTGATCGTGAGGCTCTCGAGTTGCTCGACTATTGTTACCGTCAAGATGACGACCTCGCCATGCAATTGCTGACCTGCGAATTGTCCAACTGGTCCCGGCAAACTTGCCTGAGGTTGGCGTTTGCGTGTAATCACCGAGAATTGCTTGCCCATCCAGGTTCTCAGTTGATTCTGGGTGATCTGTGGCTGGGCGGATTGCGGACTCGTCGCTCAACCAACTTGAAAATTGTCCTGGCCATCATCTGTCCACCACTGATCCTTCAATTGGAATTCAAATCGAAAAAAGAACTCCAACTGATGCCGCAAACTGAAGAGGAGCACATGACCGACCTCAACGACGAAGGCGATCCTTCTGAAATGAATCACCATTCTTCGTCCTGTAGCTCTTCACCGATCGTTTCCACGCAAACCGATCACATCAAAGCCAACAAAGCGAAACGTGCCAATACGTTCAAATGTGTTGAGCCCAGCAATAGTGACGATCCAGAATGTAACTTTTGCACTAACGACATAGACAGCGATATTAATAATCTCCCTCCATCGCAAACTGACAGCATCGAAGGTGTTAAAAACATTCACAGCGAAACGATAGGTCCGGGATGTGCAGCGcttcaccaccaccatcagttGCCATTTACTCGAAAGTTGTTGGAATTTTACGCAGCCCCCATTACCAAGTTCTGGACCTGGACCATCgcatatttcttctttctcgccGTTTACACGTACACTTTACTAGTCCGTACACCTCCGAATCCGGAGTGGAACGAGTACTATGTCATAGTGTACATTGCCAGTTTCGGAAGTGAGAAATTACGAGAAATCTTGGCCAGTGAACCGGTCAACCTCAAACGCAAATTGCTCGTCTGGGCCTCCAGTATGTGGAACTGCTCTGATGCTTTCTTCATAGTCGAATTCTTTGTTGGCATGATTCTCCGCAACCACGAAAACACATTAGATCACGGACGGGTTCTTTATTGTCTCAATATCGTTTATTG GTACATACGGATATTGACAATCTTGAGAGTGTCCAGATTTCTCGGCCCATTCGTCACTATGATCGGATGGATGCTCCAGCGGATGGTTTACTATGTTACTTTGATGTTGGTGGTGCTCATGTCGTACGGCGTCTTCCGCCAGTCGGTTCTGTTTCCTCACGAAGAGTTTTCTTGGTTCCTGGTGCGTGACGTCTTCTTCAAACCTTATTTCATGATCTACGGAGAGCTGTTTGCCGACGACATTAATCCTCCTTGCGGAAATGGAACCAATCCGGACGGATCATTCAATCCAGACATGCCTCCTTGCGAGACTGGACGGTGGCTTAATCCACTCCTCATGACGGCCTATTTATTGATGATTAACATTCTGATGTTGAATTTGCTCATCGCTGtcttcaattccattttcttaaAAACCAACGTTCACTCGCACAAAATTTGGAAGTTTAATCGATTCGCCGTAGTTATGGAATACGATCAGAAACCAGCTCTTCCGCCACCATTCATCGTCATGAACCATTTCCGTCTATTTACTCAATGGTGTCGAAGACGATATGCAG gaGTGAAAGAGTCGTATGATTGCGGACTGAAACTTTTCCTCGACAAGGACAGCCTGGAAAGACTGAacgattttgaagaagaatCGATGGAAGGGCTGGTCCGTGAAAGAGAAGTGAAACACAATCAAACGAACGAGGAACGCATTCGGCTGATTGGCCAACGATTGGACGGTTTGAATTCCAAATTTGACGATTCCCATCACCCAGATAACGCCCTTATTCTTGTGGATTCGCTTGAATCACGTCTAAATCTGTTGGAGAGAGCAATCGAACGTGCCACCAACACCTGTCTCGCCTTCAACGATTACGTCATCTCACAAGAGTCGTTTCGTCAGTCGTCTTCTGGTGAAAAAACGGCATCAGTGACACCATCGGAAGCCACAACTGTGATAGCCAGTGCTCTAGATGGTGAGAAATGGACTTCTACTCCTGCCCACTCGGAAACATCTTCAAACAACTCCGATAATGAGCCGATTGAAGGCGATGAAAGTGAACACGGCGATACAATGGCTCACAAAGattcttttccaaaaatgtTGGCAAGCGGTAATAAAATTGTGCGACGAGCATCTACTTCCCATCTACTCAATAGAAAG CAAATGATTCTGAAGCGTCAATTGACGGAAGTACATGACGAGGAAGAAAACAACCGGAAAACAACAATGTCATCACTTTTATTCCGAGCTAATAGTCGAGAAAATCATCGTCCCTTTGCGTCGGCCAAGGTGGTGGCCGAAGCCGAACGCCTGCGAGAGCTGGAAGGCGACGTATATCACATGATGGAAGGAGTTATTCGGAGGAGGCGTCATCGCGACTCGGAAAACTTGGATGCCTCCTTAGAT GAAATGATCCGTGCAACACCTATTCAATTTGAAGAAATCGGCACTTCAACCGACGATGACGAGATGGATCCAAATATCCTGGAATCGTTGGCCATCGACATAGAAGATTCTCCAATCATGCCGGAAGAGGCCACTCACGATGCACTCGATTCCAACAAATAA